One window from the genome of Parasteatoda tepidariorum isolate YZ-2023 chromosome 8, CAS_Ptep_4.0, whole genome shotgun sequence encodes:
- the LOC107456496 gene encoding cathepsin L-like peptidase: MKFIALFVSFVVASANVPFNHQLDGQWVAFKTTFGKVYDGREELARRLIWEQKFAEVEHHNHLADFGFFTYRKGINKYSDLSSTEIVSRLNGFKSNYRQNGSGSNWVEPSNAYIPDEVDWREQGLVTPVKDQGDCGSCWAFSTTGSLEGQHKKKTGQLISLSEQNLVDCTWVYENNGCNGGWMDNAFKYIQDNLGIDTEVSYPYTANASLNCLFKKENVGANCTGYVDIGSGDEESLKKAVATVGPISVAIDASQPSFHSYQSGIYDEEFCSTSELDHAVLVVGYGTENGLDYWLVKNSWGTSWGMNGYIKMSRNRDNQCGIATKASFPSV, translated from the exons aTGAAATTTATTGCTCTGTTCGTATCATTCGTTGTAGCATCAGCAAATGTTCCTTTTAATCATCAACTAGACGGACAATGGGTAGCATTTAAG ACCACTTTTGGAAAAGTTTATGATGGAAGAGAAGAACTGGCAAGAAGATTGATTTGGGAACAGAAATTTGCGGAAGTTGAACACCATAATCATCTAGCAGATTTCGGATTCTTTACGTATAGAAAAGGCATTAACAAATATTCAGATCTG AGCAGCACTGAAATTGTGAGTCGTCTTAATGGATTCAAAAGCAACTACCGTCAAAATGGCAGCGGATCTAATTGGGTTGAACCTTCCAATGCATACATTCCTGATGAAGTTGATTGGCGAGAGCAAGGACTGGTTACGCCTGTCAAAGACCAA GGAGACTGTGGATCTTGCTGGGCATTCTCCACCACAGGATCACTAGAAGGTcaacacaaaaagaaaactgGCCAATTAATATCCCTCAGTGAACAGAATCTAGTGGACTGCACTTGGGTATATG aaaataatGGCTGCAATGGAGGATGGATGGACAATGCTTTCAAATATATTCAAGACAATCTGGGAATCGATACGGAAGTGTCTTATCCTTACACAGCAAAC gCCAGTTTAAATTGTCTTTTCAAGAAAGAAAACGTTGGAGCAAATTGTACAGGATATGTCGACATAGGTTCTGGGGACGAAGAATCACTAAAAAAGGCAGTCGCAACTGTGGGTCCAATCTCTGTAGCGATTGATGCCAGTCAGCCCAGTTTCCATTCATATCA AAGTGGCATCTACGATGAAGAATTTTGCAGTACAAGCGAGCTAGATCATGCCGTTCTTGTTGTTGGATATGGAACCGAAAACGGTTTAGATTATTGGTTGGTGAAGAACAG ttggGGCACTTCTTGGGGAATGAATGGTTACATTAAAATGTCCAGAAACAGAGATAATCAATGTGGTATTGCGACTAAAGCTAGTTTTCCTTCCGTTTGA